Proteins encoded together in one Neobacillus sp. FSL H8-0543 window:
- the radC gene encoding DNA repair protein RadC produces MSTNSLMIRDFPQDERPRERFITNGPESLSNHELIAILLRTGTKDESVLQLSNRLLTSFEGLRLLKAASLEEMTSIKGIGQAKAIQVLAAVEVGRRIANLNDNDRYVIRSPEDGANFVMNDMRFLSQEHFVCLYLNTKNQVLHKKTIFIGSLNASIVHPREVFREALKRSAASIIAIHNHPSGDPAPSREDIEVTKRLVECGKMIGIDVLDHLIIGENKFVSLKEKGYL; encoded by the coding sequence GTGTCCACAAATTCTTTAATGATCCGTGATTTTCCACAAGACGAAAGACCGCGAGAACGCTTCATAACGAATGGTCCGGAAAGTTTATCTAACCATGAATTGATTGCGATCCTACTCCGAACCGGAACAAAGGATGAATCGGTTCTTCAGTTATCCAATCGCTTGCTGACAAGTTTTGAAGGCTTAAGGCTATTAAAAGCTGCCAGCTTAGAAGAAATGACTAGCATCAAGGGTATCGGTCAGGCAAAGGCCATCCAAGTTCTTGCTGCCGTTGAGGTCGGAAGAAGGATAGCCAACTTAAACGATAATGATCGTTACGTCATCCGCTCACCAGAAGACGGAGCCAACTTTGTGATGAACGACATGCGTTTTCTTTCACAAGAGCACTTTGTTTGTCTATATTTGAACACAAAGAATCAGGTACTCCACAAAAAGACGATCTTTATCGGCAGTTTAAATGCCTCGATTGTCCATCCGCGTGAGGTGTTCCGCGAAGCATTAAAACGCTCTGCAGCCTCAATAATAGCCATTCATAACCACCCCAGTGGCGACCCCGCACCGAGTCGTGAGGATATCGAGGTCACGAAGAGGCTTGTTGAATGCGGGAAAATGATTGGCATTGATGTCCTGGACCATCTCATCATTGGCGAAAATAAATTTGTCAGCCTCAAAGAAAAAGGGTATTTATGA
- a CDS encoding SPOR domain-containing protein: MDKPKGSNTIKIKLNGESMPFKEEPIIQKEQNRDEFTTIKIDPKLLDQDVFIETAAAKESIDESFDWIIPESSDNELEEFKIVSNQNSVKSSKKKVTSFSPISKKRNGSVLRSIIVTIVFAVLIGTSFGVIMLKFFVMDNNKPAVTQPVVEDKGGAKDTTKTPASSTAASLGAQTAFVVQGGAFSSETAAKEGVAQVKSTGTPAQTLAIDGKDYVFLGVADSLEAAKQLGTHYKANGVEDVFAKQIEIGEKKVSEINESEKSFLEASVSVFQQLSTVTASAISTNSISDETIKAVSRLGDQINKDSSKLSNEKVKNLNLDLTKAVEKVKAFQQSKETKTLIEAQQHLLNFLTVYYSL; the protein is encoded by the coding sequence GTGGACAAGCCTAAAGGTAGCAATACCATCAAAATAAAACTCAATGGGGAAAGTATGCCCTTTAAAGAAGAGCCTATAATTCAAAAAGAACAGAACAGAGATGAATTTACTACAATAAAAATTGATCCAAAGTTGCTTGATCAAGATGTTTTTATAGAAACAGCTGCTGCCAAGGAGTCAATCGACGAAAGCTTTGATTGGATTATCCCGGAATCCTCTGATAATGAATTGGAAGAATTCAAGATTGTCAGCAATCAGAATTCGGTAAAGAGCAGCAAAAAGAAAGTCACTTCATTCTCACCTATATCTAAGAAGCGGAATGGTAGTGTTTTAAGGTCAATTATTGTTACCATTGTTTTTGCTGTTCTGATTGGGACAAGCTTTGGTGTCATCATGCTTAAGTTTTTTGTTATGGATAACAACAAGCCAGCGGTAACCCAACCTGTTGTCGAAGACAAGGGTGGAGCTAAGGATACAACCAAAACTCCAGCTAGTTCAACAGCCGCAAGTTTAGGGGCACAGACAGCTTTTGTCGTCCAAGGCGGAGCCTTTTCTTCCGAAACTGCAGCTAAGGAAGGCGTGGCTCAGGTAAAGAGCACAGGGACCCCTGCACAAACATTGGCAATCGATGGCAAGGATTATGTGTTTTTAGGTGTGGCAGATTCCTTGGAAGCAGCAAAGCAACTGGGAACCCATTATAAAGCGAACGGAGTAGAGGATGTTTTTGCAAAGCAAATAGAAATAGGTGAAAAGAAGGTTTCTGAAATAAATGAAAGTGAGAAAAGCTTTTTGGAGGCTTCCGTTTCTGTTTTTCAACAGCTTTCAACAGTAACTGCAAGTGCGATTTCAACTAATAGTATTTCAGATGAAACGATTAAAGCAGTTTCCAGGTTGGGCGACCAAATCAATAAAGATTCAAGTAAACTCAGTAATGAAAAAGTAAAAAATCTCAATCTCGACCTAACGAAGGCAGTTGAAAAGGTCAAAGCCTTCCAACAGTCCAAAGAAACAAAGACACTTATCGAAGCCCAGCAGCACTTATTAAATTTCCTAACCGTATACTACTCCTTATAA
- a CDS encoding M23 family metallopeptidase, with protein sequence MRSTPEEIRRRIAKRKRSSGSPRKESNRLVTWPGDEEKYGFNHTPTYETKFDDEGNHPLFKKEIFIFKILASSLLFLIIAILFRNNSAAFDPARDFVAKSMDNDFKFATVANWYEENFGKPLALLPFPAEDKENEKAGVDKEGSIPVFSGKVLENFEKDGQGIMIETGNGASVEVMNEGFVKFAGVKEGLGKTVIIEHLDQTQSWYANLEEIKVNVYSYIEKETVVGTASVSDGEDKTKGKYYFAVKKGDDFIDPVQVIRFE encoded by the coding sequence ATGCGGTCTACACCGGAGGAAATACGGCGACGAATCGCAAAAAGAAAAAGGAGTAGTGGTTCGCCTAGAAAAGAATCCAATCGGCTCGTTACTTGGCCGGGGGACGAGGAGAAGTATGGGTTTAATCATACCCCAACGTACGAAACAAAGTTTGATGACGAGGGGAATCATCCCTTATTTAAAAAAGAAATATTTATCTTCAAAATCCTAGCATCGTCGTTATTATTTCTAATCATTGCGATTCTATTTAGAAATAATTCGGCCGCCTTTGATCCTGCTAGGGATTTTGTAGCGAAATCAATGGATAACGATTTTAAATTTGCGACCGTAGCAAATTGGTACGAAGAAAATTTTGGCAAGCCCTTGGCCCTACTGCCTTTCCCAGCTGAGGATAAAGAAAACGAAAAAGCTGGCGTTGATAAAGAGGGCAGTATTCCCGTATTTTCAGGTAAGGTTCTCGAAAACTTTGAAAAAGATGGACAGGGAATCATGATTGAGACAGGCAATGGTGCATCCGTGGAGGTAATGAATGAGGGGTTTGTTAAGTTTGCTGGAGTCAAAGAGGGACTTGGGAAAACCGTTATAATTGAACATCTAGACCAAACTCAATCCTGGTACGCTAATCTAGAAGAAATTAAGGTAAACGTCTATTCCTATATTGAAAAAGAAACAGTCGTCGGCACGGCTTCCGTTTCAGATGGGGAAGATAAAACGAAGGGCAAGTATTATTTTGCCGTAAAAAAAGGCGATGATTTCATCGACCCGGTACAGGTGATTCGTTTTGAGTAA
- the mreC gene encoding rod shape-determining protein MreC codes for MPQFFLNKRLIILLVSIIVLVALIGFSLRERDKLTWPEQFVKDSAGWVQSLVSKPAHFVAGFFENLQDLQNTYEENKELKSRMEKLVSLEAQVQELEKDNNELRDILGEKDTLRDYEPLQATVIGRNPDRWHEMIIIDKGKINGIKKNMAVVTAHGLIGKVKTVNQFSSTVQLLSAMDPKNRISAIVQGETNVFGLVEGWDKEKKALLVKTIPAGVEIKKGQNVITSGLGGVFPQGLQIGKVIEVKPDQFGLNQTALVEPGANFYDLENIIVIKRTMLQPNGDEMIEGEEEDL; via the coding sequence ATGCCACAGTTCTTTTTGAATAAACGTCTGATCATTTTGCTTGTCAGCATTATTGTTCTCGTGGCATTGATTGGGTTTTCGTTAAGGGAGAGAGATAAGCTCACCTGGCCGGAGCAATTCGTCAAAGATTCTGCCGGCTGGGTTCAATCCCTGGTTTCAAAGCCTGCACATTTTGTGGCAGGATTCTTTGAAAATCTCCAGGACTTGCAAAATACATATGAAGAGAATAAGGAATTAAAGTCGCGCATGGAAAAACTTGTTAGCCTCGAAGCACAGGTTCAAGAGCTAGAAAAGGACAATAACGAGCTGCGTGATATTCTCGGTGAAAAAGATACCCTGAGAGATTATGAACCTTTACAAGCAACCGTAATTGGAAGAAACCCTGATCGTTGGCATGAAATGATTATTATCGACAAAGGAAAAATCAATGGTATTAAGAAAAACATGGCGGTTGTTACTGCTCATGGCCTCATCGGCAAGGTAAAAACCGTCAATCAATTTAGCTCAACCGTTCAATTATTGAGTGCAATGGATCCGAAAAATCGTATCTCGGCAATTGTTCAAGGCGAAACAAATGTATTCGGTTTAGTTGAAGGCTGGGATAAAGAGAAAAAGGCATTATTGGTCAAAACGATTCCAGCAGGAGTAGAAATCAAAAAAGGTCAAAACGTGATTACCTCAGGATTAGGCGGAGTCTTTCCTCAGGGCTTGCAAATCGGCAAGGTCATCGAGGTCAAGCCTGACCAATTTGGGTTAAATCAGACGGCCTTAGTAGAGCCTGGTGCTAATTTCTATGATCTCGAAAATATTATTGTAATTAAAAGAACGATGCTGCAGCCTAATGGCGATGAAATGATAGAAGGGGAGGAGGAGGATCTGTGA
- a CDS encoding Maf family protein translates to MQNLILASSSPRRKELLENLQITFTISSSEVDESFDPSLSPEDIVMELAERKAQAVFNENPESFVLGSDTLVVADNQILGKPANEEDAIGMLKMLSGKQHDVYTGVSILSAKGSSRFYEKTEVWFWELTDEEINFYVQNGEPLDKAGSYGIQQLGSMLVKKINGDYFAVVGLPVARTYRELKQLGYPLP, encoded by the coding sequence ATGCAGAACCTCATTTTAGCCTCTTCTTCTCCACGGCGAAAAGAACTTCTAGAAAACCTCCAAATAACATTCACGATTTCTAGCAGTGAAGTAGATGAAAGCTTTGATCCGTCACTTTCTCCAGAGGATATCGTAATGGAGTTAGCGGAACGTAAAGCACAGGCTGTTTTTAATGAAAATCCTGAAAGTTTTGTGCTGGGTTCTGACACCCTTGTGGTGGCGGATAATCAAATCTTAGGAAAGCCAGCAAATGAGGAAGACGCCATTGGCATGTTGAAAATGCTCTCTGGAAAGCAGCACGATGTTTACACAGGTGTATCGATATTGTCAGCTAAAGGCTCCAGCCGTTTTTATGAAAAAACGGAAGTTTGGTTTTGGGAGTTAACGGACGAGGAAATTAACTTTTATGTGCAAAATGGTGAACCGCTTGATAAAGCAGGTTCGTATGGTATTCAGCAGCTAGGAAGTATGCTTGTCAAAAAAATCAATGGAGACTATTTTGCGGTGGTCGGCCTGCCCGTTGCGAGAACTTATCGTGAATTAAAACAGTTAGGCTATCCTTTGCCGTAG
- a CDS encoding Rne/Rng family ribonuclease — protein sequence MEKLIVNVTSREKRFALIKNKQVEKINFDRPEQRSLVGNIYYGTVTKVLQGMNAVFIDIGEEKNAYLHRDVLAKYVISTDKEKDKMSVTAFVHQGERMLVQVDKDITGTKGPRVTGIIEIPGEHLIYMPKGRYVAVSKKISDEKQKETLRVLGKQVTTGEEGIIFRTSSSAKTEKEIVEELSTLKSQYNELATKATALKKPGIIFQKDTFTELVLDTAGSMTDGEVVIDDLSVKKLVETKFPNLKVSYYNGKENIFAVHRVEHEIEKALKRLVWLDNGSYLVFDETEALTIIDVNTGKFSGKVDYQDTVLKTNQLAAREIVRQLRLRDIGGIVLIDFIDMKREKDKLSIIETIEKELRKDEKRTKIMGFTPLGILQLTRKKTKVSLSEALQVKCPVCEGTGKILSAETVAFRLERELLEHRRSEFDGVLVETTKEVKHLLLPHLESLEEMLHFKVFFVTVPSSHHHYVVNQFGDVDELAQKAVDFY from the coding sequence TTGGAAAAGTTAATTGTTAATGTTACTTCAAGGGAAAAAAGATTTGCTTTAATTAAAAACAAACAGGTTGAAAAAATAAACTTTGACCGACCAGAGCAGCGCTCTCTGGTCGGTAATATTTATTATGGGACCGTCACAAAGGTGCTTCAGGGGATGAATGCGGTATTTATCGATATCGGTGAAGAGAAAAATGCCTATTTGCATCGTGACGTTCTTGCAAAGTATGTTATCTCAACCGATAAAGAAAAAGATAAGATGTCTGTCACCGCTTTTGTCCACCAGGGTGAAAGAATGCTTGTTCAAGTAGACAAGGATATCACTGGGACAAAGGGGCCAAGGGTAACAGGGATTATCGAAATACCCGGGGAACACCTGATTTACATGCCGAAAGGGCGTTATGTCGCTGTATCCAAAAAAATTAGCGATGAAAAGCAAAAAGAAACATTAAGGGTACTTGGTAAGCAAGTAACAACAGGGGAAGAAGGAATAATCTTCCGCACCTCTAGTTCGGCGAAAACGGAAAAAGAGATTGTTGAGGAGCTTTCAACCCTTAAAAGTCAATACAATGAGCTTGCTACAAAAGCGACAGCCCTGAAAAAACCAGGAATTATTTTTCAAAAAGATACCTTTACCGAATTGGTATTAGATACCGCAGGAAGTATGACTGACGGTGAAGTCGTAATTGATGATTTATCTGTGAAAAAGTTGGTGGAGACTAAATTTCCGAATCTAAAGGTTAGCTATTATAATGGAAAAGAAAATATTTTTGCCGTTCATCGAGTGGAGCATGAAATAGAAAAGGCACTGAAGCGGTTAGTTTGGCTTGATAATGGTTCCTATCTTGTCTTCGATGAAACGGAGGCGTTAACCATCATCGATGTGAATACAGGAAAGTTTTCGGGGAAAGTGGACTACCAGGATACCGTCCTTAAAACCAATCAGCTTGCTGCCAGAGAAATTGTCCGACAGCTACGTCTCCGCGATATCGGTGGGATTGTCTTGATTGATTTTATTGATATGAAGCGTGAAAAGGACAAGCTCTCGATTATCGAAACCATCGAAAAAGAGCTTCGTAAGGATGAAAAAAGAACAAAAATCATGGGATTCACGCCACTGGGAATCCTTCAATTGACAAGGAAGAAAACCAAAGTCAGCTTGTCTGAAGCTCTTCAAGTGAAATGTCCGGTTTGTGAGGGCACGGGTAAAATCTTGAGTGCAGAAACGGTAGCGTTCCGCCTTGAGCGCGAACTTCTTGAACACCGTCGTTCAGAATTTGATGGGGTATTAGTCGAAACAACAAAAGAGGTAAAACATCTATTACTGCCACACC
- the minC gene encoding septum site-determining protein MinC encodes MKKRQNVTIKGTKAGIVLHLDDSCSYEELKKELDEKLSANQRTQAERQLTTVKVEIGNRYINDEQREELKDLIRQKKNLAVDDIVSNVVTREEAERLKAENEVVTIARIVRSGQVLEVPGDLLLIGDVNPGGTVIAGGNIYILGSLKGIAHAGAFGNEQAVIAASSMKPSQLRISEHLNRSPDSIQDNEKREMECAYIDENHQIIVDRLQVLIQLRPNLTRLEGGH; translated from the coding sequence ATGAAAAAACGACAAAATGTTACGATTAAAGGAACGAAGGCTGGAATCGTTCTACATCTTGATGATAGCTGTTCCTATGAGGAACTAAAGAAAGAACTTGATGAAAAGCTTTCTGCTAACCAAAGAACGCAAGCCGAGCGCCAATTAACAACAGTCAAAGTTGAAATTGGCAATAGATATATAAATGATGAACAGCGAGAAGAACTCAAAGACCTCATTAGACAAAAAAAGAATCTAGCTGTAGATGATATCGTCTCAAATGTCGTCACTAGGGAAGAGGCAGAACGTCTAAAGGCAGAAAATGAAGTCGTTACCATCGCCCGAATCGTCCGCTCTGGGCAAGTATTAGAAGTTCCTGGTGATTTATTGCTTATTGGTGATGTGAACCCTGGAGGAACCGTAATAGCTGGAGGTAATATTTATATCTTGGGTTCGCTAAAAGGGATTGCACATGCAGGAGCCTTTGGGAATGAACAGGCAGTTATTGCCGCCTCAAGTATGAAACCCTCCCAGCTGAGGATTAGCGAGCATCTTAATCGCTCTCCTGATTCGATCCAAGACAATGAAAAACGTGAAATGGAATGTGCTTACATAGACGAAAACCATCAAATCATCGTAGATAGATTACAAGTTTTAATACAATTAAGGCCTAATTTGACGAGATTAGAAGGGGGACATTAA
- a CDS encoding M50 family metallopeptidase: MSKTLNLFRLVHVHPLLWFVIALSIATAHFLELCLLIGIIFIHEMGHAAAASFFSWRIKKITLLPFGGVAEMEEHGNRPLKEEAIVVLAGPVQHVWMVALAYFLFSFSLIPENLYQLIYSYNLMIFLFNLFPVWPLDGGKLIFMLLSLKKSFPIAHRLTLIISFFSLGIFSITTLLAAPAHLNIWIIIGFLLFSLYYEWKQRRYIFMRFLLERYYGKKADLQALKPIQANEQDLLIDVLERFQRGCKHPIIVESNGKEKGMLDENELLHAYFSEKRLTDKISDLLFSY; encoded by the coding sequence TTGAGTAAGACATTAAATTTATTTCGACTGGTTCATGTCCATCCATTGTTGTGGTTTGTCATTGCACTTTCGATTGCTACAGCACATTTCCTTGAACTCTGTCTATTAATTGGGATTATTTTTATACATGAAATGGGGCATGCTGCTGCGGCTTCATTTTTTTCATGGAGGATAAAAAAAATCACCCTCCTGCCCTTTGGAGGGGTTGCTGAGATGGAGGAGCATGGAAATCGCCCGTTGAAGGAAGAGGCGATTGTCGTCCTTGCAGGCCCGGTTCAGCATGTTTGGATGGTTGCATTAGCCTATTTCTTATTTTCCTTTTCACTGATTCCAGAGAACCTATATCAGCTCATTTATAGCTATAATCTTATGATATTTTTATTTAATCTTTTCCCAGTTTGGCCGCTCGATGGCGGGAAGTTGATTTTTATGCTGCTATCACTAAAAAAATCATTCCCCATTGCTCATCGACTGACGCTAATCATTTCATTTTTCAGTCTGGGAATCTTTTCAATCACCACACTGCTTGCAGCTCCTGCACATTTAAATATTTGGATCATTATTGGTTTCTTACTGTTCTCGCTGTACTATGAATGGAAGCAGCGACGCTATATTTTTATGAGATTTTTATTAGAGCGTTATTATGGAAAAAAGGCAGATCTCCAGGCACTAAAACCAATACAGGCAAATGAACAGGATTTGCTGATCGACGTTCTAGAAAGATTCCAGCGCGGCTGTAAACACCCGATTATTGTTGAAAGTAACGGGAAGGAAAAGGGCATGTTGGATGAAAATGAATTGCTGCATGCGTATTTTTCTGAAAAACGGTTAACCGATAAAATTAGCGACCTTCTCTTTTCCTACTGA
- a CDS encoding rod shape-determining protein, whose protein sequence is MFGIGTRDLGIDLGTANTLVYVKGKGIVLREPSVVAMQTDTKHIVAVGNDAKNMIGRTPGNVVAMRPMKDGVIADFETTAIMMKHHIRQALKSNSVFSGKPYVMVCVPSGITAVEERAVIDATRQAGAKDAYTIEEPFAAAIGANLPVWEPTGSMVVDIGGGTTEVAIISLGGIVTSQSIRVAGDEMDDAIISFIRKHYNLMIGERTSETIKMEIGSAGDSEGIENMEIRGRDLLTGLPKTIEITAKEIGSALKDTVYAIVEAVKNTLEKTPPELAADIMDRGIVLTGGGALLRNLDKVISEETNMPVLIAENPLDCVAIGTGKALDHIQLFKNKAKDSR, encoded by the coding sequence ATGTTTGGAATTGGTACTAGAGATCTTGGGATTGACTTGGGGACAGCAAATACCCTTGTTTATGTAAAAGGAAAAGGGATTGTTTTACGAGAGCCGTCAGTTGTCGCTATGCAGACAGATACTAAGCACATTGTTGCGGTTGGCAACGATGCAAAAAATATGATTGGACGTACACCAGGGAATGTCGTTGCGATGCGGCCAATGAAGGATGGCGTTATTGCTGATTTCGAAACGACTGCGATAATGATGAAACACCATATTCGTCAAGCACTAAAAAGCAATAGCGTTTTTTCAGGTAAGCCATATGTAATGGTCTGTGTACCGTCAGGAATTACTGCAGTAGAAGAAAGAGCAGTCATTGACGCAACCCGTCAGGCTGGTGCAAAGGATGCCTACACGATTGAAGAACCGTTCGCAGCAGCGATTGGTGCCAACCTTCCTGTATGGGAGCCAACTGGCAGTATGGTCGTTGATATTGGCGGCGGGACAACAGAAGTGGCGATTATTTCATTAGGCGGAATTGTCACAAGCCAATCGATTCGTGTTGCCGGAGATGAAATGGACGATGCCATTATTTCTTTTATCCGCAAACACTATAATTTAATGATCGGTGAACGGACCTCTGAAACAATCAAGATGGAAATTGGATCTGCAGGCGATTCTGAAGGAATCGAGAACATGGAGATTCGTGGTCGGGACCTATTAACTGGCCTGCCAAAAACGATCGAAATTACAGCAAAAGAGATTGGTTCGGCATTAAAGGATACGGTTTATGCAATTGTCGAAGCAGTAAAAAATACGTTAGAAAAAACACCGCCTGAACTGGCTGCCGACATCATGGACCGCGGGATTGTCTTAACAGGTGGAGGTGCCTTGCTTCGAAACTTGGACAAGGTCATTAGTGAAGAAACCAATATGCCCGTGCTAATCGCCGAAAATCCGCTTGACTGTGTAGCCATCGGAACAGGAAAAGCACTAGACCACATCCAATTATTTAAAAACAAAGCGAAGGATTCGCGTTAA
- a CDS encoding PilN domain-containing protein codes for MMLVEINLLPKKERGKKGLVIMLVSFVAVLLIVGGAYFWQIQLVKSDIAAVDSQIGTTKKLAEIEQKNAGKNAATLSITVLKNAVEWAESYPIQTVPVMQHLTALLPERGFIQSFGYTEAGTVTLSVQFDSSREAAYFLDNLNESDWIDEASLSSLTAQEIDEAKNTETNTTETAANTTGTQPENNQPNINDSFVVTIDPNDPTRFIFTPVNPNESATANTETETKVTDPINKYLPRYIGQFEIKFKKETIKQLLIKGNSNEEGVTAS; via the coding sequence ATGATGCTAGTAGAAATTAACCTGCTTCCCAAAAAAGAACGTGGTAAAAAGGGTCTCGTGATCATGTTGGTAAGTTTTGTCGCCGTATTATTAATAGTTGGTGGCGCCTATTTTTGGCAAATCCAATTAGTAAAAAGTGACATTGCTGCTGTTGACAGTCAAATCGGTACAACGAAAAAGCTTGCAGAAATAGAACAAAAGAATGCAGGGAAAAATGCAGCGACCTTGTCTATAACGGTATTAAAGAATGCAGTAGAATGGGCCGAAAGCTACCCCATTCAAACGGTTCCAGTGATGCAGCATCTAACAGCACTATTGCCTGAGCGAGGGTTCATTCAGAGTTTTGGTTATACTGAGGCAGGAACTGTTACATTATCTGTGCAATTTGATAGTTCTAGGGAAGCAGCCTATTTCCTTGATAATTTAAATGAATCGGACTGGATTGATGAAGCGAGTCTAAGTTCATTAACAGCGCAAGAAATAGACGAAGCCAAAAATACAGAGACCAATACCACAGAAACAGCAGCGAATACCACAGGTACTCAACCTGAAAACAATCAGCCAAATATTAACGATAGTTTTGTCGTTACAATTGACCCTAATGATCCAACCAGATTCATATTTACCCCGGTAAATCCGAACGAAAGTGCAACAGCTAATACAGAAACGGAAACTAAGGTGACTGATCCGATTAATAAATATCTACCAAGATATATTGGTCAGTTTGAGATTAAATTTAAAAAAGAAACAATCAAACAGCTATTAATTAAAGGTAACAGTAATGAGGAAGGAGTGACAGCATCATGA
- the mreD gene encoding rod shape-determining protein MreD, translated as MKKFLLPLLFLFLFILESLFVQYIPPVMFGQNYILVPHFLFVGILFLTIYAGRKYGIIYGAIFGLVFDIVWIEIIGIYFFLFPFVAYLVSKIMHLLQNHVVIAFLVSLVGIALLELGVYEMDFLIHVTNLEFMSFIRMRLYPSLILNAVFIIIAAYPLKRHFEKFADSLRDD; from the coding sequence GTGAAGAAGTTCCTGCTTCCTCTTTTGTTTCTATTTCTTTTCATACTAGAGAGCCTATTTGTTCAGTATATTCCTCCTGTTATGTTTGGTCAGAATTACATATTGGTTCCACATTTTCTGTTTGTGGGAATCCTATTCCTTACGATATATGCAGGCAGGAAATACGGCATCATTTATGGGGCGATCTTTGGACTTGTGTTTGATATTGTTTGGATTGAAATTATCGGAATCTATTTCTTTCTTTTCCCATTTGTTGCTTATCTTGTCTCGAAAATTATGCATTTACTGCAAAACCATGTAGTGATCGCCTTTCTTGTTTCGTTAGTCGGAATTGCCCTGCTCGAGTTGGGTGTGTATGAAATGGACTTTTTAATTCATGTGACTAATCTGGAATTTATGAGCTTTATTCGCATGCGTCTATACCCGTCACTCATTCTTAACGCTGTTTTTATCATTATTGCAGCCTACCCATTGAAGCGTCATTTTGAAAAGTTTGCAGATTCATTAAGAGATGATTGA
- the minD gene encoding septum site-determining protein MinD yields the protein MGEAIVITSGKGGVGKTTTSANIGTALALQGKKVCLVDTDIGLRNLDVVMGLENRIIYDLVDVVEGRCKIHQALVKDKRFEDLLYLLPAAQTVDKSAIKPEQMLILMTELKQDYDYIIIDCPAGIEQGFQNAIAGADRAIVVTTPEVSAVRDADRIIGLLEKAANIEPPKLVINRIRNHMMKSGDMLDVDEITSHLSIELIGIVADDEEVIRASNHGEPIALNPNSKASIAYRNIARRILGESIPLQSLEDSNKGMFTKIKKFFGVR from the coding sequence GTGGGAGAAGCAATAGTAATAACATCCGGGAAGGGTGGCGTCGGCAAAACAACGACTTCTGCTAATATAGGTACAGCATTGGCCCTTCAAGGTAAAAAAGTTTGCTTAGTAGATACAGATATTGGACTTCGTAACTTAGATGTTGTAATGGGGCTGGAAAATCGAATCATTTATGACCTTGTCGATGTGGTCGAAGGAAGATGTAAAATCCATCAAGCATTGGTAAAGGATAAGCGATTCGAGGACTTATTGTATTTGCTACCAGCAGCGCAAACGGTTGATAAGTCTGCGATCAAGCCAGAGCAAATGTTAATTTTAATGACTGAATTAAAGCAAGACTATGATTATATTATTATTGATTGTCCGGCTGGTATTGAACAAGGCTTTCAAAATGCAATTGCAGGTGCTGACCGTGCAATTGTTGTGACTACTCCAGAGGTATCGGCTGTACGTGATGCTGACCGTATCATCGGCTTGCTTGAAAAAGCAGCCAATATCGAGCCGCCAAAATTGGTGATTAACCGGATTCGCAACCATATGATGAAAAGTGGCGACATGTTGGATGTGGATGAAATCACTAGCCATTTGTCTATCGAACTCATTGGGATTGTTGCCGATGATGAAGAAGTCATCCGCGCCTCCAATCATGGGGAACCAATAGCGTTAAATCCAAACAGCAAGGCGTCAATTGCCTATCGCAATATCGCCAGAAGAATTCTCGGAGAATCGATCCCGCTCCAATCACTCGAAGACTCAAACAAAGGGATGTTTACAAAAATTAAAAAGTTCTTTGGAGTTCGTTAA
- a CDS encoding type II secretion system protein: protein MEKTNKRNEKGFSLVELLAVIVILGIIASIGLVSINQVIASSKDKTFVNNALAIIHAAELALKDEELVKNFILDDKITYKVLHDFNYLNEFHDPYTGRILSASNATYVEVTDGKISSVCLNGENRNLCSEIDKISVNLIKLNIK from the coding sequence ATGGAAAAGACAAACAAACGGAACGAAAAAGGATTCTCTCTTGTGGAACTGTTAGCAGTCATTGTTATTTTGGGAATAATCGCTTCTATTGGACTAGTATCAATTAATCAGGTTATTGCTAGTTCAAAAGATAAGACCTTTGTTAACAATGCATTAGCGATTATACATGCAGCTGAATTAGCTCTTAAAGATGAAGAATTGGTAAAAAACTTCATTTTAGATGATAAAATTACCTATAAGGTCTTGCATGATTTTAATTATCTTAATGAATTCCATGACCCTTATACAGGTAGAATATTATCTGCATCAAATGCAACTTATGTTGAAGTAACGGATGGAAAGATTTCTTCCGTTTGCCTGAATGGAGAGAATCGCAACCTCTGCTCGGAGATTGATAAAATCTCAGTAAACCTAATTAAACTTAACATTAAATAA